One genomic window of Halolamina sediminis includes the following:
- a CDS encoding electron transfer flavoprotein subunit alpha/FixB family protein, with amino-acid sequence MSENDVLFVAEHRRGGLRDVSYEGISAGRELADALGGELHVAVISGPVEEFAASLDTPPVDVVHTVDAGEEFDHDTYAAATEALHAELEPAALLLPNSVNGLDYAPAVADSLGLPYATDAVDIAYDDGLVVTREMYGSKVETTVEVAGDQFVVSIRSGEWPAADGAGDAQITPFEFDESGVDDGARVQGFEEVGGGDVDIGEAEFLVSIGRGIEEEENLDLIRDLCDATGATLSASRPIVDNDWLPKNRQVGQSGKQVTPKVYLAIGISGAVQHVAGMKGSETIIAVNTDPNAPIFDIADYGIVGDLFDVVPALIEEFN; translated from the coding sequence ATGAGCGAGAACGACGTACTGTTCGTCGCGGAACACCGCCGCGGCGGCCTGCGCGACGTGAGCTACGAGGGGATCTCTGCCGGGCGCGAGCTCGCGGATGCGTTGGGCGGCGAGCTCCACGTCGCCGTGATCTCCGGCCCGGTCGAGGAGTTCGCGGCGTCGCTCGACACGCCGCCGGTCGACGTGGTCCACACCGTCGACGCCGGCGAGGAGTTCGACCACGACACGTACGCGGCCGCGACGGAGGCGCTCCACGCGGAGCTGGAGCCGGCCGCGCTGCTGCTGCCGAACTCGGTCAACGGGCTCGACTACGCGCCCGCGGTCGCGGACTCGCTCGGGCTGCCGTACGCGACCGACGCGGTCGACATCGCGTACGACGACGGGCTGGTCGTCACCCGCGAGATGTACGGCTCGAAGGTCGAGACGACCGTCGAGGTTGCGGGCGACCAGTTCGTCGTCAGCATCCGCAGCGGCGAGTGGCCCGCCGCCGACGGCGCCGGCGACGCCCAGATCACTCCCTTCGAGTTCGACGAGTCGGGCGTCGACGACGGCGCCCGCGTCCAGGGGTTCGAGGAGGTCGGCGGCGGCGACGTCGACATCGGCGAGGCGGAGTTCTTGGTCTCCATCGGCCGCGGAATCGAGGAAGAGGAGAACCTCGACCTGATCCGCGACCTCTGTGACGCCACCGGCGCGACGCTGTCGGCGTCGCGACCGATCGTCGACAACGACTGGCTGCCGAAGAACCGGCAGGTCGGCCAGTCCGGCAAGCAGGTGACGCCGAAAGTGTACCTCGCGATCGGCATCTCCGGCGCGGTCCAGCACGTCGCGGGGATGAAGGGTTCGGAGACGATCATCGCGGTCAACACCGACCCCAACGCGCCGATCTTCGACATCGCGGACTACGGCATCGTCGGCGACCTGTTCGACGTGGTGCCGGCGCTGATCGAGGAGTTCAACTAG
- the ahaH gene encoding ATP synthase archaeal subunit H, whose amino-acid sequence MPRPEVLDRIKEAEDDADEIVEEARREKEERIAEAREEATEIREQAEAEADELEAERLEEARAEIEQEKEEILEEGEEEREALSEEAEENIEEAVEYAVDQFVEAVNAQA is encoded by the coding sequence ATGCCCAGACCGGAAGTTCTTGATCGGATCAAGGAGGCGGAGGACGACGCCGACGAGATCGTCGAGGAGGCTCGCCGGGAGAAGGAAGAACGGATCGCCGAGGCCCGGGAGGAGGCCACCGAGATCCGGGAACAGGCCGAAGCGGAGGCCGACGAGCTCGAGGCCGAGCGGCTCGAGGAGGCCCGCGCGGAGATCGAGCAGGAGAAAGAAGAGATTCTCGAGGAGGGCGAGGAAGAGCGCGAGGCCCTGAGCGAGGAGGCCGAAGAGAACATCGAGGAGGCCGTGGAGTACGCGGTCGACCAGTTCGTGGAGGCGGTGAATGCTCAGGCCTAA
- a CDS encoding methyltransferase domain-containing protein: MGVLEDKGRARTFYKYLSKVYDTVNPLVWNEEMRDEALSRTGIEQGDRVLDVGCGTGFGTEGLLQHTDDVHGLDQSVHQLEKAWAKFGKTDQVKFYRGDAERLPFADDSFDHYWSSGSIEYWPNPVDAIEEARRVTKPGGTVLIVGPDEPSNSLFHEIADAIMLFYDADEADRMFSEAGFPEREHVVMQANPGSPRAIVTIATVPEE, from the coding sequence ATGGGAGTTCTGGAGGACAAAGGACGGGCACGTACCTTCTACAAGTACCTCTCGAAGGTGTACGACACGGTCAACCCCCTCGTCTGGAACGAGGAGATGCGCGACGAGGCGCTCTCCCGGACCGGGATCGAGCAGGGTGACCGCGTGCTCGACGTGGGCTGTGGCACCGGCTTCGGGACCGAGGGGCTGCTCCAGCACACCGACGACGTGCACGGGCTGGACCAGAGCGTCCACCAACTGGAGAAGGCGTGGGCGAAGTTCGGGAAGACCGACCAGGTGAAGTTCTACCGCGGCGACGCCGAGCGCCTCCCGTTCGCGGACGACAGCTTCGATCACTACTGGTCCTCCGGCTCGATCGAGTACTGGCCCAACCCCGTCGACGCGATCGAGGAGGCCCGCCGGGTCACCAAGCCCGGCGGAACCGTGCTGATCGTCGGTCCCGACGAGCCGAGCAACAGCCTGTTCCACGAGATCGCCGACGCGATCATGCTGTTCTACGACGCCGACGAAGCCGACCGCATGTTCAGCGAGGCCGGCTTCCCCGAGCGCGAACACGTCGTGATGCAGGCCAATCCCGGGAGCCCGCGGGCGATCGTCACGATCGCGACGGTGCCCGAGGAGTAG
- a CDS encoding V-type ATP synthase subunit C, with translation MSATGSSNPEYVNARVSARRATLFDEEDYRKLVRMSPDEITRYMEESTYQGPINRLGSRFSGVDLLEYGLNAGLAETFDELLAWADGRLYEQVARYLRKFDAWNVKTVVRGVYADADTEAVEDDLIHAGEFDDTFLDQLVEAESIEVIVDLLDGTIFGDALAAAAEEYEETGTLVPLENAIDRAYYENLFEGVTSASGAGPESAYAEYLQAEIDFRNARNALRLARSGAEIDPAEYYIEGGALFDPDELSALSRDTEQLVERIRESRYGDELSTALDDLAEADSLIEFEQALDAALLEHARNAAHAHPMSVCPVIAFVLAKEREADNIRAIARGKEAGLDPDDIRAELVVR, from the coding sequence ATGAGCGCCACCGGCAGTTCCAATCCGGAGTACGTCAACGCTCGCGTGAGCGCCCGGCGTGCGACGCTGTTCGACGAGGAGGACTACCGGAAGCTGGTGCGGATGAGCCCCGACGAGATCACCCGCTACATGGAGGAGTCGACGTACCAGGGGCCGATCAACCGGCTCGGTTCGCGGTTCTCCGGCGTCGACCTCCTCGAGTACGGGCTGAACGCGGGGCTGGCGGAGACGTTCGACGAGCTGCTCGCGTGGGCGGACGGCCGCCTCTACGAGCAGGTCGCCCGCTACCTGCGGAAGTTCGACGCGTGGAACGTGAAGACGGTCGTCCGCGGCGTCTACGCCGACGCCGACACCGAGGCGGTCGAGGACGACCTGATCCATGCCGGCGAGTTCGACGACACCTTCCTCGACCAGCTGGTCGAGGCCGAGAGCATCGAGGTGATCGTCGACCTGCTCGACGGCACAATCTTCGGCGACGCCCTCGCGGCGGCCGCCGAGGAGTACGAGGAGACCGGGACGCTCGTTCCGCTGGAGAACGCCATCGACCGGGCGTACTACGAGAACCTGTTCGAGGGCGTGACGAGCGCCTCGGGCGCGGGCCCGGAGTCGGCGTACGCCGAGTACCTCCAGGCCGAGATCGACTTCCGGAACGCGCGCAACGCGCTCCGGCTCGCCCGCAGCGGCGCCGAGATCGACCCCGCGGAGTACTACATCGAGGGCGGCGCGCTGTTCGATCCCGACGAGCTGTCGGCGCTCTCCCGGGACACCGAGCAGCTGGTCGAGCGCATCCGCGAGAGCCGGTACGGTGACGAGCTCTCGACCGCGCTCGACGACCTCGCCGAGGCGGACAGCCTCATCGAGTTCGAGCAGGCCCTCGACGCGGCACTGCTCGAGCACGCACGCAACGCGGCACACGCACACCCGATGTCGGTGTGTCCCGTGATCGCGTTCGTGCTCGCGAAGGAGCGTGAGGCGGACAACATCCGTGCCATCGCCCGAGGCAAGGAGGCGGGGCTCGACCCCGACGATATTCGGGCGGAACTGGTGGTACGATGA
- a CDS encoding ATP synthase subunit K, translating to MFESAPQFASLVLQEGASGPAITSTGMAALAVGLAGLGAGYAERGIGSAAVGAVAEDDDLFVQALILTVLPETILIFALVAMILA from the coding sequence ATGTTCGAAAGCGCACCCCAATTCGCAAGTCTCGTACTGCAGGAAGGAGCCAGCGGCCCCGCCATCACCTCGACCGGTATGGCAGCCCTCGCCGTCGGCCTCGCCGGTCTCGGCGCAGGCTACGCGGAGCGGGGTATCGGTTCGGCCGCCGTCGGCGCCGTCGCGGAGGACGACGATCTCTTCGTGCAGGCACTGATTCTGACCGTCCTGCCGGAGACGATCCTCATCTTCGCGCTGGTCGCCATGATCCTGGCGTAA
- a CDS encoding DUF7096 domain-containing protein, which translates to MRSLALLSVLALSLALVSPAGVGAVATPTETTVIDDYRPNVGATPTDGSGTNSAVTPVTSGQVDEPTNGANQTRVLVVPDTAVQRTEIDGATLNLGPATQFNDNVSAVEIQTAAVVEYIRAAEDDSERSRRIIQASSTVETEIITLRDRQQEAIEAFNAGELSPEAFVVELATISAKADALEQRMMRLTDLAEEIDGFSLSRPTEIQYELRTFGGPVRERAVDAIRGTDEPTLFFLTTGPEGYELATVDNGSYYREAYRGAEFSGNTDATMSPDEAVDVVEASYPDIFRLGDPSATTSGTTNIVTVSGPGRSLTAFVDSGEEAVFKEYQRIALDQYDSEAVASNTINGINVTVNRTYPGGPLRISVTDAESGEPIDLAITLSQGQAERTAIGRTGEDGTLWTISPRGSYTALAVGDETTAAYVETNSTDPPTLDA; encoded by the coding sequence ATGAGGTCCCTCGCGCTGCTTTCGGTGCTCGCCCTCTCCCTCGCGCTCGTGTCGCCGGCCGGCGTCGGCGCCGTCGCGACACCTACCGAGACCACGGTGATAGACGACTACCGACCCAACGTCGGCGCGACGCCGACCGACGGGTCCGGAACGAACAGCGCGGTGACGCCGGTCACTTCCGGACAGGTCGACGAACCGACGAACGGGGCCAACCAGACGCGGGTACTCGTCGTCCCCGACACCGCCGTCCAGCGGACCGAGATCGACGGGGCGACCCTGAACCTCGGCCCGGCGACGCAGTTCAACGATAACGTCAGCGCCGTCGAGATCCAAACCGCCGCGGTCGTGGAGTACATCCGGGCCGCCGAGGACGACAGTGAACGGAGCCGGCGGATCATTCAGGCTTCCTCGACCGTCGAGACGGAGATCATCACGCTGCGTGACCGCCAGCAGGAGGCGATCGAGGCGTTCAACGCCGGCGAACTCTCGCCGGAGGCGTTCGTCGTCGAGCTAGCGACGATCTCCGCGAAAGCCGACGCACTCGAACAGCGGATGATGCGACTAACCGATCTGGCCGAGGAGATCGACGGGTTCAGCCTCTCGCGGCCGACGGAGATCCAGTACGAACTGCGCACGTTCGGTGGCCCGGTTCGTGAGCGAGCCGTCGACGCGATCCGGGGGACCGACGAGCCGACGCTGTTTTTCCTCACCACCGGCCCCGAGGGGTACGAGCTGGCGACCGTCGACAACGGTAGCTACTACCGCGAGGCGTACCGCGGCGCGGAGTTCTCGGGCAACACTGACGCGACGATGAGCCCGGACGAGGCGGTCGACGTGGTGGAGGCGAGCTACCCCGACATATTCCGGCTGGGCGACCCCTCCGCGACCACCTCCGGCACGACAAACATCGTCACGGTCTCCGGGCCAGGTCGGTCGCTGACGGCGTTCGTCGACAGCGGCGAGGAGGCCGTGTTCAAGGAGTACCAGCGCATCGCGCTCGATCAGTACGACTCCGAGGCCGTCGCCTCGAACACGATCAACGGGATCAACGTCACCGTCAACCGCACGTACCCGGGCGGACCGCTCCGGATCAGCGTGACTGACGCCGAGTCCGGCGAGCCGATCGACCTCGCGATCACGCTGAGTCAGGGACAGGCCGAGCGGACCGCAATCGGCCGAACCGGCGAGGACGGCACGCTCTGGACGATCTCACCGCGCGGGAGCTACACTGCCCTCGCAGTGGGCGACGAGACGACCGCCGCGTACGTCGAGACGAACTCGACCGACCCGCCCACGCTCGACGCCTGA
- a CDS encoding helix-turn-helix transcriptional regulator: MRYVLVALLLVSALSGAAVAQEAPDIGAATTFDVDLQADGNADWTVRTTIPFDTDEERAGFRQYAERFEDGEVSSSPGLAFFESAAAASSSVADREMNITSVEREYTVGNGSGTLQLRFHWTNFLAPAGDGYELSDALLTEDGTWLRSLESGQEIAVRTPQGYEIQRSSIEARQENDSLVVVGPESFDPQEFSITYAPEAGNGPGESPDSPNGPEDGFDPFVTVLLGLLFVAVIVLAVWRWRGGEPIAEVANGDSSTLSTDDDEAVPDASDAEESGVDPELLSDEERVETLLEQNGGRMRQADIVKETDWSDAKVSQLLSRMADEGSIEKLRLGRENVISLPDGEDEE, from the coding sequence ATGCGGTACGTCCTCGTCGCCCTCCTGTTAGTCAGCGCGCTCTCGGGCGCGGCGGTGGCCCAAGAGGCACCCGATATCGGCGCGGCGACGACGTTCGACGTGGATCTCCAGGCCGACGGCAACGCCGACTGGACGGTCCGGACGACGATCCCGTTCGACACCGACGAGGAGCGGGCGGGGTTCCGACAGTACGCAGAGCGGTTCGAGGACGGTGAGGTGTCGAGTTCGCCCGGGCTCGCCTTCTTCGAGTCGGCTGCGGCGGCCTCGTCGTCGGTCGCCGACCGGGAGATGAACATCACGAGCGTCGAGCGCGAGTACACGGTGGGCAACGGCTCCGGCACACTCCAACTCCGGTTCCACTGGACGAACTTCCTCGCACCCGCCGGCGACGGGTACGAGCTCAGCGACGCGCTGCTGACCGAGGACGGGACGTGGCTGCGATCGCTCGAATCCGGCCAGGAGATCGCCGTCCGGACGCCACAGGGGTACGAGATACAGCGGAGCAGCATCGAGGCGCGACAGGAGAACGACTCGCTGGTCGTCGTCGGTCCGGAGTCGTTCGACCCACAGGAGTTCTCGATCACCTACGCCCCGGAAGCGGGTAACGGCCCGGGGGAGTCGCCCGACTCGCCGAACGGACCCGAGGACGGTTTCGACCCCTTCGTCACGGTGTTGCTGGGGCTGCTGTTCGTCGCCGTCATCGTGCTGGCGGTGTGGCGCTGGCGCGGCGGCGAACCGATCGCCGAGGTCGCAAACGGCGACAGTTCGACGCTGTCGACCGACGACGACGAGGCTGTCCCGGATGCGTCGGACGCCGAGGAGTCCGGCGTCGACCCCGAACTCCTCTCCGACGAGGAGCGGGTCGAGACGCTGCTCGAACAGAACGGCGGGCGGATGCGACAGGCCGACATCGTGAAGGAGACGGACTGGTCGGACGCGAAAGTGTCCCAGCTGCTCTCCCGGATGGCCGACGAGGGCAGTATCGAGAAGCTCCGGCTGGGTCGGGAGAACGTGATCTCGCTGCCCGACGGCGAGGACGAGGAGTAG
- a CDS encoding V-type ATP synthase subunit I, with protein MLRPKRMSKLSVAGSKQVMGSVIEVVHDANVLDVSEYDGSWEGFQPGDPDADAEQASEKLVTVRSLKSMLGVDGDSVDASHTVSDEEIAAELPELQDRVNDLDDERDDLRDELRAIEEQLDAARPFVDLGIDLNLLSGYDSLEVAVGRGDEGSVERELLDADGVRQYEIFSGGDVLAVFVYPSEHAEDVLDEALVGAAFTTIDVPDAEVAPESYVRELESEKQAIESDIAEIEEALDELRRQHAEFLLAAEEHLSIQVQKAEAPLSFATTANTFVAEGWVPTEEYEAVSAALKDELGDRIEVEEVERAAFKSDGEAVHEHGEAVADGGTTIGADEPPVVQDNNGLVQPFEVLVEAIGRPNYDEFDPTALLFLTFPVFFGFMIGDVGYGLLYTAIGGYLYTQFDSPGFKSMGGVTISAGLATIVFGVLYGEIFGLHLVSEWVWGGHAPLHKGLIPEYSYWVPAWILISAIAALVHLNIGYVLGFFEELQFHGIREAATEKLSWIFAMNGLWVFIASKWFEGSKPEFIFTVFDSGPEAAFALGFSGFPVIVGQAGIGLFVLGAALLFAGAPAEIVEIFDTLVNVLSYARLAAVLLAKAGMAFAVNLFFFGVYVDEGGGWHFGHGGMPDADAVAALGPGETLAYHGYEVTEVMFGGLMHGGVASLVGGLVVLVLGHLLVLALGVTSAGLQAVRLEYYEFFSKFFDGGGREYEPFGHERQFSRQD; from the coding sequence ATGCTCAGGCCTAAGCGGATGAGCAAGCTCTCGGTGGCCGGCTCCAAGCAGGTGATGGGGTCGGTTATCGAGGTCGTCCACGACGCGAACGTGCTCGACGTCTCCGAGTACGACGGCTCGTGGGAGGGGTTCCAGCCGGGCGATCCGGATGCCGACGCCGAGCAGGCCTCCGAGAAGCTGGTGACCGTCCGCTCGCTCAAGAGCATGCTCGGCGTCGACGGTGATTCGGTCGACGCCAGCCACACGGTCTCCGACGAGGAGATCGCTGCCGAGCTCCCCGAACTGCAGGATCGCGTCAACGACCTCGACGACGAGCGTGACGACCTGCGGGACGAGCTCCGCGCGATCGAGGAGCAGCTCGACGCCGCACGCCCGTTCGTCGACCTCGGGATCGACCTGAACCTGCTGTCGGGCTACGACAGCCTCGAAGTCGCGGTCGGTCGCGGCGACGAGGGCTCCGTCGAGCGGGAGTTGCTCGACGCCGACGGCGTCCGACAGTACGAGATCTTCTCCGGCGGCGACGTGCTCGCGGTGTTCGTCTACCCCAGCGAGCACGCGGAGGACGTGCTCGACGAGGCGCTCGTCGGCGCGGCGTTCACGACGATCGACGTGCCCGACGCCGAGGTTGCGCCGGAGTCCTACGTCCGCGAACTCGAGAGCGAGAAACAGGCTATCGAGTCTGACATCGCCGAGATCGAGGAAGCCCTCGACGAGCTCCGACGCCAGCACGCCGAGTTCCTGCTGGCCGCCGAGGAGCACCTCTCGATCCAGGTCCAGAAGGCCGAGGCACCGCTCTCCTTCGCGACGACGGCGAACACGTTCGTCGCCGAGGGCTGGGTGCCCACCGAGGAGTACGAGGCGGTCAGTGCGGCGCTGAAAGACGAGCTCGGCGACCGGATCGAGGTCGAGGAGGTCGAACGCGCCGCGTTCAAGTCCGACGGCGAGGCGGTCCACGAGCACGGTGAGGCCGTGGCGGACGGCGGCACCACGATCGGGGCGGACGAGCCGCCGGTCGTGCAGGACAACAACGGCCTCGTCCAGCCGTTCGAGGTGCTGGTCGAGGCGATCGGCCGGCCGAACTACGACGAGTTCGACCCGACCGCGCTGCTGTTCCTGACGTTCCCGGTGTTCTTCGGCTTCATGATCGGGGACGTGGGGTACGGGCTGCTGTACACCGCCATCGGCGGCTACCTCTACACGCAGTTCGACAGTCCCGGCTTCAAGAGCATGGGCGGCGTGACGATCTCGGCGGGGTTGGCGACGATCGTGTTCGGCGTGCTGTACGGCGAGATCTTCGGCCTACACCTCGTCTCCGAGTGGGTCTGGGGCGGCCACGCACCGCTGCACAAGGGGCTGATCCCCGAGTACAGCTACTGGGTGCCGGCGTGGATCCTGATCAGCGCCATCGCCGCGCTGGTCCACCTCAACATCGGCTACGTGCTGGGGTTCTTCGAGGAGCTCCAGTTCCACGGCATCCGTGAGGCCGCGACCGAGAAGCTCTCGTGGATCTTCGCGATGAACGGCCTCTGGGTGTTCATCGCGAGCAAGTGGTTCGAGGGCTCGAAGCCGGAGTTCATCTTCACCGTGTTCGACAGCGGCCCCGAGGCCGCGTTCGCGCTGGGCTTCAGCGGCTTCCCCGTGATCGTCGGGCAGGCCGGGATCGGCCTGTTCGTGCTGGGCGCCGCGCTGCTGTTCGCCGGCGCGCCGGCGGAGATCGTCGAGATCTTCGACACGCTGGTGAACGTGCTCTCCTACGCCCGACTCGCGGCGGTGCTGCTGGCGAAGGCGGGGATGGCCTTCGCGGTCAACCTGTTCTTCTTCGGCGTCTACGTCGACGAGGGCGGCGGCTGGCACTTCGGCCACGGCGGGATGCCGGACGCCGACGCCGTCGCCGCACTGGGTCCGGGTGAGACGCTCGCCTACCACGGCTACGAGGTCACCGAGGTCATGTTCGGCGGCCTGATGCACGGCGGCGTCGCGTCGCTGGTCGGCGGGCTCGTCGTGCTCGTGCTGGGCCACCTGCTCGTGCTCGCGCTGGGCGTGACCAGTGCCGGCCTGCAGGCGGTGCGCCTGGAGTACTACGAGTTCTTCTCGAAGTTCTTCGACGGCGGCGGCCGCGAGTACGAGCCGTTCGGACACGAGCGTCAGTTCAGCCGACAGGACTGA
- a CDS encoding V-type ATP synthase subunit E, translating into MSLETVVEDVRDEARARAEEIREEGESRAEEIISEAEADAEEIVQQREQDVETQIDEEREQALSSAKLTAKQKRLEARRDVLEQVREQLEERVAEIDGERREDLTRSQLDSAAEEFDDDADVQVYGRAADEELLTDLLSEYEGWSFAGTEDCLGGVVVRSESSRVSVDNTFDSVIAEVWDEELKRISEKLFEE; encoded by the coding sequence ATGAGCTTGGAAACCGTCGTCGAGGACGTTCGAGACGAAGCCCGCGCGCGTGCCGAGGAGATACGCGAAGAGGGCGAGAGCCGGGCAGAGGAGATCATCTCGGAGGCGGAGGCCGACGCCGAGGAGATCGTACAGCAGCGCGAGCAGGACGTCGAGACACAGATCGACGAGGAGCGCGAACAGGCGCTGTCGAGCGCGAAGCTTACGGCCAAGCAGAAGCGCCTGGAAGCCCGTCGTGACGTGCTGGAGCAGGTCCGCGAGCAGCTCGAGGAGCGCGTCGCCGAGATCGACGGCGAGCGCCGCGAGGATCTGACTCGCTCGCAGCTCGATTCGGCCGCCGAGGAGTTCGACGATGACGCGGACGTACAGGTGTACGGCCGCGCCGCCGACGAGGAGCTACTGACCGACCTGCTCTCGGAGTACGAGGGCTGGTCGTTCGCCGGCACCGAGGACTGCCTCGGCGGCGTCGTGGTCAGAAGCGAGAGCTCCCGCGTCAGCGTCGACAACACCTTCGACTCCGTGATCGCGGAGGTTTGGGACGAGGAGCTCAAACGTATCAGCGAAAAACTCTTCGAAGAATGA
- a CDS encoding polyprenyl synthetase family protein: METLDRRVELVDERLSALVKSVEPPELAERLSHVTLSGGKRVRPAVTLLACEAAGGDPEDAVDFAVGIELVHNASLVVDDIIDRSDLRRGTPSAWAEYGYGPAIVASDGLLGEAFALFSADEHAMGVVAEAMVELGEGEATELVAEPANEAEYMELARRKTGALFRAAAEVGAIAADADGFTVESMGEYAERVGVAFQMRDDVLDATGDAADLGKPAGQDEEMDRPSLIQVTDLTAEEADERAKAESDRALDALATATVEDGEAREYLEQLAEYVVSRER, translated from the coding sequence ATGGAGACGCTCGACCGCCGGGTGGAACTCGTCGACGAACGCCTGTCGGCGCTCGTCAAGTCGGTGGAGCCCCCCGAGCTGGCCGAGCGGCTGTCACACGTCACGCTGTCGGGTGGGAAGCGCGTCCGGCCGGCAGTGACGCTGCTGGCCTGTGAGGCCGCCGGCGGCGACCCCGAGGACGCCGTCGACTTCGCCGTCGGGATCGAACTGGTTCACAACGCCTCGCTGGTCGTCGACGACATCATCGACCGCTCCGATCTCCGCCGGGGCACCCCCAGCGCGTGGGCGGAGTACGGCTACGGCCCGGCGATCGTCGCGAGCGACGGCCTGCTGGGGGAGGCGTTCGCGCTGTTCTCGGCCGACGAGCACGCGATGGGCGTCGTCGCCGAAGCGATGGTCGAACTCGGCGAAGGGGAAGCGACGGAGCTGGTGGCCGAGCCCGCGAACGAGGCGGAGTACATGGAGCTCGCCCGCCGGAAGACGGGGGCACTGTTCCGTGCGGCCGCGGAAGTGGGCGCCATCGCCGCCGACGCCGACGGGTTCACCGTCGAGTCGATGGGCGAGTACGCCGAGCGCGTCGGCGTCGCGTTCCAGATGCGCGACGACGTGCTGGACGCCACCGGCGACGCCGCAGACCTCGGCAAGCCCGCGGGGCAGGACGAAGAGATGGACCGACCCTCGCTGATCCAGGTGACCGATCTGACGGCCGAGGAGGCCGACGAGCGGGCGAAAGCGGAGTCCGACCGCGCGCTCGACGCGCTCGCGACCGCGACCGTCGAGGACGGCGAGGCGCGGGAGTACCTCGAACAGCTCGCGGAGTACGTCGTTAGCCGGGAGCGGTAG
- a CDS encoding type IV pilin, protein MLPSLPSPTTTDRAVSPALGAVLLVGITVAVAAVVGTALLGQATALAGPAPTATFDLTAEGDQITISHAGGDPVGLDALRVEIAVDGEALAHQPPVPFFAAEGFHGGPSGAFNPETDDEWAVGETATIRVAETNEPTLEPGARLTVELFHDGKRIASLSTRVEE, encoded by the coding sequence GTGCTCCCCTCGCTCCCCTCGCCGACGACTACCGACCGCGCGGTCTCGCCGGCACTCGGTGCGGTACTCCTCGTCGGGATCACCGTCGCGGTCGCCGCCGTCGTCGGAACCGCGCTCCTCGGGCAGGCGACCGCGTTAGCCGGCCCGGCGCCGACGGCGACGTTCGACCTGACGGCTGAAGGAGATCAGATCACGATCAGCCACGCGGGCGGCGATCCCGTCGGGCTCGATGCGCTCCGGGTCGAGATCGCGGTCGACGGCGAGGCACTGGCCCACCAGCCACCAGTCCCCTTCTTCGCCGCCGAGGGGTTCCACGGCGGCCCGAGCGGGGCGTTCAACCCCGAGACCGACGACGAGTGGGCGGTCGGCGAGACGGCGACGATCCGGGTCGCGGAGACGAACGAGCCGACGCTCGAACCGGGCGCGCGACTGACCGTCGAACTGTTCCACGACGGGAAACGGATCGCGTCGCTCTCGACGCGAGTGGAGGAGTGA
- a CDS encoding electron transfer flavoprotein subunit beta/FixA family protein produces the protein MKILVTVKEVAAVEDEFEIDGLSIDERYLEYDLNEWDDYAVEAAVQIAEAADEDVEVVAATIGPERSEETIRMALAKGADRAVRVWDDAIAEQTLLDVDAKVSVFEQVVAEEEPDLVLTGVQAADDAFGATGVALANRVGYQWAAVVNDLDYAAGDDVATVRRELEGGIEEITEVDLPAVLSIQTGINEPRYASLRGIRQAQQKEIAPHDLSDLGLDADTVDGALKLVDMYEPESESDATIFEGGAEETAAELATVLREKGVVGE, from the coding sequence ATGAAGATTCTGGTAACCGTCAAGGAGGTGGCGGCCGTCGAGGACGAGTTCGAGATCGACGGGCTGTCCATCGACGAACGGTACCTCGAGTACGACCTCAACGAGTGGGACGACTACGCCGTCGAGGCGGCGGTTCAGATCGCCGAGGCCGCCGACGAGGACGTCGAAGTCGTCGCGGCCACCATCGGCCCAGAGCGCAGCGAGGAAACGATCCGGATGGCGCTCGCGAAGGGCGCCGACCGCGCGGTCCGGGTCTGGGACGACGCGATCGCCGAACAGACCCTGCTCGACGTGGACGCGAAGGTGAGCGTGTTCGAGCAGGTCGTCGCCGAGGAGGAGCCCGACCTCGTGCTGACGGGCGTGCAGGCGGCCGACGACGCCTTCGGCGCGACCGGCGTCGCGCTCGCGAACCGCGTCGGCTACCAGTGGGCGGCCGTCGTCAACGACCTCGACTACGCGGCCGGCGACGACGTCGCGACCGTTCGACGCGAACTGGAGGGCGGCATCGAGGAGATCACCGAGGTCGACCTCCCGGCGGTGCTCTCGATCCAGACTGGGATCAACGAGCCCCGCTACGCCAGCCTTCGCGGGATCCGACAGGCCCAGCAGAAGGAGATCGCACCACACGACCTGAGCGATCTCGGCCTCGACGCCGATACCGTCGACGGCGCGCTCAAACTGGTGGACATGTACGAGCCCGAGAGCGAGTCGGACGCGACCATCTTCGAAGGCGGCGCCGAGGAGACCGCCGCCGAGTTGGCTACCGTGCTGCGGGAGAAGGGGGTGGTCGGCGAATGA